Proteins encoded in a region of the Triticum dicoccoides isolate Atlit2015 ecotype Zavitan chromosome 3A, WEW_v2.0, whole genome shotgun sequence genome:
- the LOC119272354 gene encoding reticuline oxidase-like — protein sequence MRSISTTLQLVCLLLSLHRSPCSGAAATASNFSSCLVSNGVSNFSVPTSPGYAGLLHSSIFNLRFTLPNVAGPAAIVLPESRDDLRRAILCARARSLAIRVRSGGHSYEGLSYTTENHVPFVLVDLANLNRVRVEPGSATAWAAESGATLGELYYAVGRSSYSLALPAGSGSTTGLGGHVSGGGFGLLSRKFGLAADNVLDAAVITPDGRVLDRSSMGDDVFWAIRGGGGGSWGVVYAWKLRTAFTVGRTGPVELIAGLLHRWQYVGPNLPDEFYLSVYAPTGSTDGNVSISFTGQVLASKDHALSVLSQSFPELGLTERHLSEMSWVESTAKFAGLSTVEDLPNRRRQPKQYSKSKSDYVQAPIWRNDMAEIVRHLSTGPTGSIQLDPYGGAMARVRSAETPFPHRAGNLYSIQYGVSWNRSEVARAEEFIGWLRSFYKFMAPYVSKDPRAAYVNYLDLDLGVNNWTQAAGGSSAQAVARARSSWGEAYFGGNFDRLVVIPKWCFGKNDGWVILVDKWLGDNAEFAAKSSKNRANRKNRNHWGFKAMKEDKLKRPLSDMELWKLARARSDRKECESEYYGKTEEHLETYKEFEKLHLPGPDAPHAYKAFVELRNLNVREYLQRVKANEDYNRQMMAAMLASCTNCTDQPQMGPAPSPAGEPPHVSTFDEWVALGSETPGTGGSTPVTPLWQGGAGLGGAHDDDTRLG from the exons ATGCGTTCCATATCGACGACTCTCCAGCTGGTCTGCCTCCTCTTGTCACTTCATCGGAGCCCATGCTCCGGCGCGGCGGCCACAGCGAGCAACTTCTCCTCCTGCCTCGTCTCCAACGGCGTCAGCAACTTCTCCGTGCCCACATCACCGGGCTACGCCGGGTTGCTCCACTCCTCCATCTTCAACCTCCGGTTCACGCTCCCGAACGTCGCCGGGCCCGCTGCCATTGTCCTCCCGGAGTCGAGGGATGACCTGCGGCGAGCCATCCTGTGCGCACGCGCCAGATCGCTTGCGATCCGCGTGCGTAGCGGCGGGCACAGCTACGAGGGGCTGTCCTACACCACGGAGAACCACGTGCCCTTCGTGCTGGTCGACCTCGCGAACCTGAACCGCGTCCGGGTCGAGCCGGGCTCGGCCACGGCCTGGGCCGCCGAATCGGGAGCGACGTTGGGCGAGTTGTACTACGCCGTGGGGCGGTCGAGCTACTCCTTAGCATTGCCAGCCGGGTCGGGGTCGACCACTGGTCTAGGGGGGCACGTCTCCGGCGGCGGGTTCGGGCTTCTGTCCCGGAAATTTGGGCTTGCCGCCGACAACGTGCTGGATGCGGCGGTCATCACTCCGGACGGCAGAGTCCTTGACCGGAGCTCAATGGGCGACGACGTGTTCTGGGcgatccgaggcggcggcggcgggagctggGGTGTGGTGTACGCTTGGAAGCTCCGGACCGCGTTCACCGTCGGCCGGACCGGTCCGGTCGAGCTCATAGCCGGGCTGCTTCACAGGTGGCAGTATGTCGGGCCCAATCTACCGGACGAGTTTTATCTCTCCGTGTATGCTCCAACCGGGTCGACGGACGGCAACGTCTCCATCTCCTTCACCGGTCAAGTGCTTGCGTCAAAAGACCATGCGTTGTCGGTTCTCAGCCAAAGCTTTCCTGAGCTAGGTTTGACCGAGCGACACCTCTCAGAAATGAGCTGGGTCGAGTCGACGGCCAAGTTCGCCGGTCTGAGCACGGTGGAGGACCTGCCGAACCGGCGGCGCCAGCCAAAGCAGTACTCCAAGAGCAAGTCCGACTACGTGCAGGCACCGATCTGGAGGAACGACATGGCCGAGATCGTCCGGCATCTGTCGACCGGGCCGACCGGGTCCATCCAGCTGGACCCCTACGGCGGCGCCATGGCGCGGGTCCGTAGCGCCGAGACGCCGTTCCCGCACCGCGCCGGCAACCTGTACAGCATCCAGTACGGCGTCAGCTGGAACCGGTCGGAGGTGGCCCGCGCGGAGGAGTTCATCGGATGGCTCAGGTCGTTCTACAAGTTCATGGCCCCCTACGTGTCCAAGGATCCCCGCGCTGCGTACGTGAACTACCTCGATCTCGATCTGGGCGTGAACAACTGGACGCAGGCTGCCGGTGGCTCGTCCGCGCAGGCGGTGGCTCGTGCGAGGTCGTCCTGGGGGGAGGCGTACTTCGGAGGGAACTTCGACCGGCTG GTGGTTATTCCTAAATGGTGCTTCGGAAAGAATGATGGATGGGTGATTTTGGTGGATAAATGGCTCGGTGAcaatgcagagtttgctgccaagagtaGTAAGAACCGTGCTAACCGTaaaaacaggaaccactggggcttcaaggccatgaag gaggacaagttgaagaggccgctctcagacatggagttgTGGAAGCTGGCCCGTGCGCGGAGTGATCGCAAGGAATGCGAGAGCGAGTAttacggcaagaccgaggagcaccttgAGACTTACAAGGAGTTTGAGAAATTGCATCTGCCTGGTCCGGATGCTCCTCAC GCATATAAAGCCTTTGTCGAGCTTAGGAATCTCAATGTGcgggagtacttgcaacgagtgaaggcaaacgaggattacaaccgtcagatgatggca GCAATGCTGGCGTCTTGCACCAACTGCACGGATCAACCACAAATGGGACCCGCACCATCACCTGctggagaacccccacacgtgtccacgttcgatgaatgggtggcactaggcagtgagactccg gggaccggtggctcgactccagTCACTCCGCTCTGGCAAGGTGGTGCTGGTCTCGGCGGTGCTCACGACGACGATACCCGTCTTGGCTGA